TTATTGCCGGATGCTGACCTGTTTGTATAGCGTACTGCTCTGCTGGCAAACCAAAAGAATCGTAGCCTTGCGGATGCAATACATTAAACCCTTTATGCCTTTTGTAACGCGCATAAATATCACTTGCAATATAGCCTAACGGATGTCCAACATGGAGCCCCGCGCCAGAAGGATAAGGAAACATATCCAACACATAGAACTTTTCTTTTTCAGAATCGTTCTCTGCTTTAAATGTTTGATTTTCTGCCCAGTATTTTTGCCATTTGGCTTCAATTTCGTTGAAATTGTATTGCATGATCTTTACTTCTTTTCTGTAAGTCGCAAAAATAGGTTGAATCGATGAGAGTTGAAAAGATATTGGTAATTAACAGTTTTCATTTAATATGATTACCACCAATTCATCTAATAATCTAAATTTGGTATCTTAGAATCGTGAAAATAACATGTCCCAAACAAATAATCTTTTTCGTAAGCTTATTATGCAGTATTTCTACCCACCTCCAAGCTCAACTTGGTTTTTGTGGTGGTAATTCTGGCGACCCCATTTTTACCGAAGATTTTGGATCTGGAACTACTGATGGTCCCGCCTTGCCAGCTGGTACAACCACCTATAATTTTACAACCGGTACGCCAAATGATGGTGATTATACCATTTCTAGCACAACCAATTATTTTGACTGGCTTTCTATACAAGACCACACTCCTGGCGACACTAATGGCAAATCATTTATTGTCAATGCCAGTTTTACCGCCGGGGAGTTTTATCAACGTCAAGTAACAGGCTTATGCGAGAACACCTCCTATGAGTTTTCGTCTTGGCTAATTAACTTACAACCTGCCGGTAGCTGTGAAGGCAATAGTATACCTGTTAATGTTCGTTTTCAAATTTGGGACGAGACAGATACCAACCTACTTGCTCAAGGAGATACGGGAAGCATTCTAGGAACAGGAACTACCGAATGGGACCAATATGCCTTGGTATTTAAAACAGTACCTGGCCAAACATCGGTAATTCTGAAAATGAGAAACAATAGTAATGGAGGATGCGGAAATGACCTTGCCATCGATGATATTGTATTTAAATCTTGCGGAGATGATGTTACCGTTTCAACAAGTACTAATGAACAAAGTTTAATTGTTTGCGAAAATCAAGGGAGCGTTTCAAGAATGTTAACGGCTACACCAGATTTTTCTATTTTTACAACACATGCCTACCAATGGCAACAAAGTACCGATCAACAGACCTGGACGGATATTCCAGGTGAAAATAGTGCTATTTTAGACACGCCAGCTGTTACCACTACCTCCTATTTTAGAGTAAAAATAGCAGAGGACATTGTTAATGTAAACAATGATTTATGCAACGTCGTATCCGATGTTTTTGATATTATTGTTCTACCAATTCCGCCTGCCCCAACAAGTAATGGCAATGTTGAAATTTGTGAAGGTGAATTAGGTGTTTTATCTGTGAATACACAAACCACATATTCCATAAAGTGGTATGATGCCGCTACTGGAGGAAACTTGATTTTATCTGATAACCAAAATTTTGAAATCGGTGTTGCCGGCACGTATTATGCAGAAGCTAATTCCATAGAAATTGAATGCGCATCTGCAACCAGAACACCTGTCACTTTAACCGTTAATCTGTTGCCGGTTGTTCCTGAAGATACCAGCGCTTTTTTATGTGAAGATTCTATTACTTCTTTAGATGCGGAAATTGAAAATGTAACCTACCAATGGAGTACTGGTGCAACAACACAGCTAATTGATGTATCGGAAGCGGGTGAATATACCGTTACTGTAACCAACACTAATGGATGCTCTGCCACACGTACTTTTTTAGTTGACCAGATAGATTTACCAAGAATCGATAACATTAAATCTGATGGACCTTCAATTGTCGTTTCAACATCTAATACTGGAAATTTTGAATATTCTTTAGATGGAATTTCATTTCAATCTAGTTCTGTTTTTGAAGCTGTCGATGGAGGATTTTACACAATTTATGTTCAAGATAATACAGATTGTGGCGTGGCAACAGCAGATTTTTATCATTTAGTTATCCAAAAATTCTTTACACCGAACGGAGATACTGTCAATGACCTTTTTGAACCTGACGGATTAGAGGTGTTCAGTTCCTTTACTATTTCAATTTTTGACCGCTACGGAAAACTATTAAAATTCGGAAATCTAAACTCCGCTTCTTGGGATGGTTCATTTCTTGGAAACCAAATGCCAGAAGATGATTATTGGTATCTTATCGAAGCTGATTCTACACAATTTAGAGGTCATTTTAGTTTAAAACGTTAACTGCCTTATTTTTTAAGTTCCATTTAACATTACTTTGCTATTTTTACTGCACTTTATAAGTATTATGGCTAACTCTTTCGAAAATTATCAAAGACGCAAACTCATCTCCTCCTATTTTTCTGTGGTGTTAAGTATTGCATTGGTCTTGTTCCTACTAGGAATTTTAGGATTATTGGTTTTAAACACCAAAAAAATGGCAGATCGCTCTAAAGAGCAGATAACTATATCGGTCTTTTTAAAAGAAAACACCAAGGAAATTGAGGTTGAACAGCTTCAAAAGACATTGGCCATGTCTGACTATACGAAGTCATCTACCTACGTTACCAAAGAAGAGGCTGCCAAATTACATAGTGAAGAAATAGGTGAAGACTTTGTAGATTATTTAGGATACAATCCGCTAAAAAACTCTATTGACATAAAACTAAATGCAGATTTTGTTACTGCAGAAAAAGTAGAAGAAATAGCTACAACCCTTTCTGAAAAAGGATTTGTTGACGAAGTTAGCTATGATAAGGTTTTAGTAAGTATGGTCGCCAAAAGTGTTGAGCAAATTGGCTTTTGGATTTTAGTAGCTAGCGCCATTTTTACTTTTATAGCCGTATTGCTTATTAATAGTTCTATTCGCCTTTCTATTTACTCTAAAAGATTTATTATTAAAACCATGCAAATGGTAGGGGCAACTAAAACTTTTATTAGAAGACCTTTTATTTGGCAAAATATTAAATTAGGTATGATAGGGGCTGCAATTGCATTGATCGCTATTGGTGGAGTTGTATATTATGTAAATACAAATTTTCAAGATTTAGGCTTATTAGAAGACCCCTATATTCTTGTTATTTTGTTTGTTAGCGTTTTTCTATTGGGTATTCTTATTTCGTTCTTTAGCACCTATATTGCGACCCAACGCTTCT
The genomic region above belongs to Maribacter hydrothermalis and contains:
- a CDS encoding T9SS type B sorting domain-containing protein; this encodes MKITCPKQIIFFVSLLCSISTHLQAQLGFCGGNSGDPIFTEDFGSGTTDGPALPAGTTTYNFTTGTPNDGDYTISSTTNYFDWLSIQDHTPGDTNGKSFIVNASFTAGEFYQRQVTGLCENTSYEFSSWLINLQPAGSCEGNSIPVNVRFQIWDETDTNLLAQGDTGSILGTGTTEWDQYALVFKTVPGQTSVILKMRNNSNGGCGNDLAIDDIVFKSCGDDVTVSTSTNEQSLIVCENQGSVSRMLTATPDFSIFTTHAYQWQQSTDQQTWTDIPGENSAILDTPAVTTTSYFRVKIAEDIVNVNNDLCNVVSDVFDIIVLPIPPAPTSNGNVEICEGELGVLSVNTQTTYSIKWYDAATGGNLILSDNQNFEIGVAGTYYAEANSIEIECASATRTPVTLTVNLLPVVPEDTSAFLCEDSITSLDAEIENVTYQWSTGATTQLIDVSEAGEYTVTVTNTNGCSATRTFLVDQIDLPRIDNIKSDGPSIVVSTSNTGNFEYSLDGISFQSSSVFEAVDGGFYTIYVQDNTDCGVATADFYHLVIQKFFTPNGDTVNDLFEPDGLEVFSSFTISIFDRYGKLLKFGNLNSASWDGSFLGNQMPEDDYWYLIEADSTQFRGHFSLKR
- a CDS encoding cell division protein FtsX codes for the protein MANSFENYQRRKLISSYFSVVLSIALVLFLLGILGLLVLNTKKMADRSKEQITISVFLKENTKEIEVEQLQKTLAMSDYTKSSTYVTKEEAAKLHSEEIGEDFVDYLGYNPLKNSIDIKLNADFVTAEKVEEIATTLSEKGFVDEVSYDKVLVSMVAKSVEQIGFWILVASAIFTFIAVLLINSSIRLSIYSKRFIIKTMQMVGATKTFIRRPFIWQNIKLGMIGAAIALIAIGGVVYYVNTNFQDLGLLEDPYILVILFVSVFLLGILISFFSTYIATQRFLNLRTDELYY